The following are from one region of the Nymphaea colorata isolate Beijing-Zhang1983 chromosome 7, ASM883128v2, whole genome shotgun sequence genome:
- the LOC116258045 gene encoding uncharacterized protein LOC116258045, which yields MLRRFLTSHSPLGRLSTFSPLQAVPPPSFPSLARSYGLIPMVIEHTSRGERAYDIFSRLLKERIVCINGAITDDTASLVVAQLLYLESENPAKPIHLYINSPGGLVTAGLAIYDTMQYIRSPVSTLCVGQAASMGSLLLAAGCTGERRALPNSRVMIHQPSGGASGQASDIAIHAKEILKLRERLNGIYAKHTNQPIDRIETCMDRDLFMSPEEAKDFGLIDEVIEHRPISLVTDAVADSSSSKNGEGRGGGGESESGSDGSKE from the coding sequence ATGTTAAGGAGGTTCTTGACTTCGCATTCTCCCCTTGGTCGTCTCTCTACCTTCTCCCCACTACAGGCTGTCCCACCTCCTTCCTTCCCCAGTCTGGCTCGCTCTTATGGCCTTATCCCCATGGTCATCGAGCACACTTCTCGTGGTGAGCGTGCCTATGACATCTTCTCCCGCCTTCTCAAGGAGCGCATCGTCTGCATAAATGGTGCCATCACTGATGACACTGCTTCTCTTGTTGTGGCTCAACTCCTCTACCTTGAGTCCGAGAACCCCGCAAAGCCCATTCACCTCTACATCAACTCTCCAGGTGGTCTGGTTACAGCTGGTCTTGCCATTTACGATACTATGCAATATATACGTTCTCCTGTCTCCACCCTCTGTGTCGGCCAGGCTGCTTCCATGGGCTCACTTCTCCTAGCCGCGGGCTGCACAGGAGAGCGCCGTGCTCTTCCCAATTCCAGAGTCATGATCCACCAACCCTCTGGTggggcatcgggccaggcctCCGACATTGCCATCCATGCCAAGGAGATCCTCAAACTCAGGGAAAGGCTCAATGGTATATATGCCAAGCACACAAACCAGCCCATTGATCGCATTGAGACGTGCATGGATAGGGACTTATTCATGTCACCGGAGGAGGCAAAGGACTTTGGTCTCATAGATGAGGTAATTGAACACCGTCCAATTTCTCTTGTCACTGATGCTGTTGCTGATTCTTCGTCCTCGAAGAATGGAGAAGGacgtggtggaggaggagaaagtgAGAGTGGAAGTGATGGAAGCAAGGAGTGA
- the LOC116258044 gene encoding probable serine/threonine-protein kinase At1g54610 has translation MGCALGRPAADGADGLKPERSAVFSGRKTESLKLEDASEAERAKGVGEKGREAAVAPAERRERRRVKSNPRLSNPPGHLHGEQVAAGWPAWLSQVAGEAINGWVPRRADSFQKLDKIGQGTYSNVYKAKDLVTGEIVALKKVRFDNLEPESVRFMAREILVLRRLDHPNVVKLEGLVTSRMSCSLYLVFQYMEHDLAGLAACPGIEFTEPQVKCYVHQLLSGLEHCHNRGVLHRDIKGSNLLLDNGGVLKIADFGLACFYNPDHLQPMTSRVVTLWYRPPELLLGATYYSVGVDLWSAGCILAELLAGKPIMPGRTEVEQLHKIFKLCGSPSEEYWKKSKLPHATIFKPQQPYKRCISETFKSFPPSSLPLVETLLAIDPNERGTASAALKSEFFTTKPYACEPSSLPKYPPSKEMDAKLRDEAARRQRGLSGRGNGGDAVKKARPRERSSRAVPAPEANAELQANLDRRRLINQANAKSKSEKFPPPHQDGSLGFPMDPLNQEQSFEASDASFTSTTFSFAKAPAVSWSGPIANPVTTGPAHRSSAFISKLTSAGFPMSLRKDKVDGARTKGKERVSEVFGGGGNV, from the exons ATGGGATGCGCGTTAGGGAGGCCGGCGGCGGACGGGGCCGACGGGTTGAAGCCGGAGAGATCGGCAGTGTTCTCAGGACGGAAGACAGAGTCGCTGAAGCTCGAGGATGCTTCGGAGGCTGAGAGAGCGAAAGGTGTCGGAGAGAAGGGGCGGGAGGCTGCAGTAGCACCGGCGGAGCGGCGGGAGCGGCGGAGGGTGAAGTCGAATCCGCGGCTGAGCAACCCGCCGGGACACCTCCATGGCGAGCAGGTGGCCGCCGGCTGGCCGGCATGGCTATCGCAGGTCGCTGGAGAGGCGATCAACGGGTGGGTTCCACGGCGTGCCGATTCGTTTCAGAAGCTGGATAAG ATAGGTCAAGGGACGTACAGCAACGTTTACAAAGCGAAGGATCTCGTCACCGGAGAGATCGTGGCGTTGAAGAAGGTGAGGTTCGATAATCTGGAGCCAGAGAGCGTGAGGTTCATGGCAAGAGAGATCCTTGTTCTCAGGAGGTTGGATCATCCAAATGTGGTTAAACTGGAGGGGTTGGTGACATCTAGAATGTCTTGCAGTTTGTATCTTGTGTTCCAGTATATGGAGCACGATCTTGCTGGGCTCGCCGCTTGCCCCGGCATCGAATTCACGGAGCCTCAG GTTAAATGCTATGTACACCAGTTACTCTCTGGCCTTGAGCATTGTCATAACCGAGGTGTCTTGCATCGTGACATCAAGGGCTCAAATCTACTTCTTGACAATGGAGGAGTTCTGAAAATTGCTGATTTTGGATTAGCTTGTTTCTATAATCCTGATCATTTGCAGCCCATGACCAGTCGGGTTGTAACTCTTTGGTATCGGCCTCCGGAGCTTTTACTTGGGGCGACCTATTATAGTGTAGGTGTCGACCTTTGGAGTGCAGGCTGCATTTTAGCAGAATTGCTGGCTGGGAAGCCGATAATGCCTGGACGGACAGAG GTGGAGCAGCTGCACAAGATCTTTAAATTATGTGGCTCACCATCAGAGGAGTATTGGAAGAAATCAAAGCTACCACATGCAACAATTTTTAAACCACAGCAACCTTATAAACGCTGTATCTCAGAGACATTTAAATCTTTTCCTCCATCTTCACTTCCTCTTGTTGAAACCCTTCTTGCAATCGACCCCAATGAACGAGGCACTGCAAGTGCTGCGTTGAAGAGTGAA TTCTTCACTACAAAGCCATATGCTTGTGAACCATCCAGTTTGCCTAAATATCCTCCAAGCAAGGAGATGGATGCTAAATTAAGGGATGAAGCCGCTAGAAG GCAAAGAGGTCTTAGTGGAAGAGGTAATGGTGGTGATGCTGTAAAGAAGGCCCGGCCTCGTGAAAGAAGTAGCAGGGCTGTGCCAGCACCTGAAGCAAACGCTGAGTTGCAAGCAAACTTAGAT CGGAGGCGTTTAATAAACCAAGCAAATGCTAAGAGCAAGAGCGAAAAGTTCCCACCTCCTCATCAGGATGGATCTCTTGGCTTCCCCATGGATCCATTGAATCAGGAGCAGTCCTTTGAAGCATCGGATGCATCATTCACTTCAACGACTTTCTCTTTTGCCAAAGCACCAGCAGTGTCATGGTCTGGTCCAATAGCTAACCCTGTGACTACGGGGCCTGCTCACCGCTCATCAGCATTTATTTCGAAGCTCACCTCAGCTGGGTTTCCTATGAGCCTCAGGAAAGACAAAGTTGATGGGGCAAGGACAAAAGGTAAAGAGAGAGTCTCAGAAGtttttggtggtggtggtaaCGTGTAG